TGATTCGGCTGCCCATCAATTGCACGATGCCGTCGCGCACCAGGCAGGCGTGCAACCCCTCGACTTGTGGTGCATAGTACACGCGCACCACGAAGTTCTTCCAGGTGCGGCCTTCGCTTGTTAACCGGGCCACGGCCAGACTGAGTTCGATGCGCCCGTCTTCGCAACGGACACGCACTGCGTCGGCATCGGCAAACGTTATCGTTACTTCCTTGTCGGTCTCGTCCATGAACTTGCTGTTCTGCAGGTTCAGTGATTTGATGAGATGCGCCCGCAGCTCGGGCAGTTTGTACGTGCGGCCGTTGACGTCGAGTGCTTCACAGACGTTGTTGAACGTGGACTGGTGGATCTGAAAGCTCAGCAGGCTGTCGCTGGGCGCACGCGGCCGGGGCGTATGACCGGCCAGTTGTTCGTCGCCCGCTAGCCGCACCCGCATGGTGAGGCGCTGTTCCGAGGTTTCAGCGCTGATGACCTGCGGCTCCAACCCCATCCTGGCCAGCGGATCCACCACGCGCTCGCGTAATTGCCGATTGACGTTTGCCAATCGTTCCTCGGCTACGGAATCCATTTTTTGCCGCGCCCGAGCTTCGACCTTGCGACGCAAGATGGCCCGTACCTCGGCTTGCTGCTCGGCGTGGCGTGACCGCGCGACACTCTCCACCAGTCCTCCGATCAGCGGCACACCATCGAAATCCGTGCTCACCGAACGCAATCGCGTGCGGGCATCCAGGCAATCGCTCTCGGCCGGAAACGTCCGAATGCCGCGCAAATCAAGATCAACTACCTTGCGGGCGTAGTAGGTAGAGTCACTGTTGGTGTACAACGTCGCAGGACCGCTGGTGGATCGCGTGTTGGCGCTAACCTGGCCACTGGCTTCGAGCGCGACTCGTAGCCGGTGCTCGTCGGGCACGAGCTTTACATTCACTGAAGTCGAAGTGGTGCTCATGCCACGCGTCGGCAATCCTAGAATCTGGTCGCGAACGGGATCGGTCGACATCGACTCGCCAGGCAGCAGCCGCTTAAGAAGTTTCTCGGCAAGCGCCAGCCGAATGTTCGCGTTGCGATAATTGGCTTCCAACCGTTGCTTCAGATCACCGCTGGCATCGCTAAGCGAGACCATACGCACATAATCGTCGGCCAATCGCCGCGCATCACTGGGCCGGTTCGAGGCTTCAAAACGCTCGATGTCCGCCAGCAGCCGTCCAGCATGGAATGGGTCGAGCGTCCAAGGAAGCACCGCGGCGGCCAGGTCCGCCACCGGCCGACTGGTGATGAACCTCCGTTGTGAATCGCTGAGATCGTCGCGCGAAAGCCGCGACATCACCTCGCGTGACAAATGGCGGGCGTCCGAGCCGGTGACTGGTTCGTCCACGACGGTCAGAGCGCGCAACGAATCGAGCGCCAGATATTGTCGCCATTGCTCCCCCTCGGCGCCAGCCTGCCGCGTGATAGAGTCCAGTTGATTCAGTGCTTTGACCAGCTGATCCTCGGCTACCTGACCGGGTCCGGCTTCGGAGGTTTCCTGCCCGAACAGGGGAGGGAGCAGTTCCCATACGTCCAGCCGCCGAATCAGAGCGTGCCGCACGCGCAACAGCTCGACAGCCACGCTGCGTTCTTTGATTTGCGAAACCATGGCGTCCACGGCACTGGCCGCTGACCGCAACTCGACGATCAGCTCGCCGGCGCGTTCGTCCGTGGGAGCCGTATGATCGCACAACTCCAAAACGAGCCGTTCGGTATCCCAGGCCCAGTCGCTGCATTCGCATTCGGAACCGAGCGACTCTAACAACCGCAGCAAGCCGACCGGCTCGGGCCAGCGCGGCCCGCTAACGACAACGTCCGGACGGGTCTCTTCTTGCAATTCGTCAGAAACGATGATCGCTTGCTCGCCATCGTCAGATTCCTGAGGGGCGGCTGTTGGATGAGGAGCAGTGACGTCGGCAGCTGCTGCCGCGCGCTCCCTCGGTCGCACGTTGGTCAAGATAGGCGCAGGCCGTTCACGAACTACGGTCGGCGACAATTCAGCGATCGCCTCGCGCGGCACAGGCTCTTCGTGCAGTGGGGCATTGTCCGGTTGACAGACCTTGGCTTGGGCCGCATCAGAGATTTGTGCGGCGGACTCGCTTGTCGCGATTTCAGCAACACCGGTCGATTCGAGGGTGTCGGTCGACTCGGCGCGGGGAGCCCAGTCGCTAGCGTCGCTCGACGATGCAACCTCGACGGACCTGGGCGGCGCCAGCGTGGGCTCGCCATATAACTTGATGGTTTCATCCTCAACAATGTCGTCGTTGTGCGTGCGCGCCGACGGCCCCCGCGCCAGGTGTTCCCATTCGCGTGGAGCAAGAATGCTCAGCAGCAAGAGAAACGCCACGACGAGTAAGAATGGCCAGATCGGACTCTTCGACGGTCGACCCATGATGATTCCGTGGCGAAGCGCCGGCTCTGCTGGTCCGTGATCGAGCAGGACGGCCCCCCATCGGCGCCGTCCCGTCGAACCATTGTCTACGGCTGAGATTTCTCATCCGTCGCACGCGGCGGCGGCGCTTGTGACTTTGGCGGGGAGCGTTCGCCGATCCAAATTCAACGGTCCCCTCAGGGACGTTAAATCGGCACTTTCGCCACGCGGGGCGAAGAAAAACAATACCGGCAGCTAGCACGCCAAGGAGCGTGTCGAAAATCGTGCCGTATCGCGTGCAAGCATGCTCTGTCGCTAGCAAGGCTGTCGCGCCCTGTCGCAGCATTCAATGGATTTGCGACAGCCTAATTCACTTCATTCAGATTGTGCCAAACGCCCATGCTGAACTGGAACACGGTACGCAAAACGATCCACGTCTAGAGGACCCATTGGCCAAAGACGCGCGAATACTGCTCGCTGGCGTGATGCTACGGATTGAGGCCGCCGAAGCGACGATCGCGCCCGGCGTAATCGCGGATGGCGTCGTGCAGATCGGCCTCGCCGAACTCGGGCCAGCACTGATCGGTGACCCACAGTTCGGAGTAGCTGATCTGCCATAGCAAAAAGTTGCTGACTCGCATCTCGCCTGCCGTGCGAATGAGCAAGTCTGGGTCGGACATGCCCGCGGTGTAAAGCCGCGAGGCTATCAGGTCCTCAGTGACGTCCTCGGGCGCGATTTGGCCCAAGCGCACTTCGTCGGCGATGCGACGCATCGACTCGGTAATCTCGGCCCGGCTGCCGTAGTTCACCGCCAAACATAAAGTCATGCCCGAGTGATGGCTGCTCATCTCGATGGTCTTATCCATCTCGCGCAGCACCGAATCGGGTATTCCCTCACGACTGCCGATCGTAGTCAGGCGGACGTTCTCATCGAGCAGCGTCGTGCGCTCCTCGATAAGATACTGCTCCAAGAGGTGCATTAAAAAATCGAGCTCGGCCTGGGGCCGCTTCCAGTTCTCGCTAGACAGGCAATAGAGCGTCAGTTGGTCGGTCGATAGGCGGGCCGCCTCTTCGGTGATGCGGCGCACCGAGGCCACGCCATGCCGATGCCCCTCGATGCGGGGCAGGCCACGCCGCTGCGCCCAACGACCATTGCCATCCATTATCACGGCGATATGTCGCGGCCGGCGCTCGAGCGGCACGTCGCAGCTAGCTGTGGCCTGTTGCACGGACGACTTGGTCACGGTCGCGATACTCCTGACAACTCAAACGCTTCGGTCGTGGCTCATGGCACACCGCCTGGCGAGCTCAACGGGCGGCTGCCGCCACCGGCGCCAAAGACTCAGCAAACATCGTTTGGTCCCGATCGGGCCCGACCGAGACTATCTCGACAGGTCGCCCGATGATTTCGCCCAAGCGGGCCAAATATTTGCGGGCATTGGCCGGCAGATCCGCCAACTGCCGGACATCCGAAATTTCTTGCTGCCAACCAGGCAAAGTCTCGTAGACCGGTTGGGCTCGCGCGAGGTCGTCGACATGGCTGGGAAACACAGTTACGCGCTGACCGTCAATCTCGTAGGCCGTGCAAATTTTGATTTCGGGCAGTTCGCTAAGTACGTCCAAGAGCATCACAGCCAGACTATCCACGCCCGAGAGCCGAGACGTATAGCGCGCGGCCACGGCGTCGAACCAGCCACAGCGCCGCGGCCGACGCGTGACGGTGCCGTATTCGTTGCCGCGGTCGCGCAGGTGCTGTCCTAGTTCGTTGTCCTGCTCGGTCGGAAATGGTCCGCCGCCGACGCGGGTGCCGTAAGCTTTCACCACGCCGATGATCTTTTCCAGATATCGGCCAGGCACGCCGGCTCCGCTCGAGATGCCAACGCCCGAGCTGTTGCTGCTGGTGACATAAGGGAACGTGCCATGATCGACGTCCAACAGCGCGCCCTGCGCCCCCTCAAATAGCACGCGCCGTTTGGCCTCGAGCGCGTCGAGCACCAGCGAGGTCGTATCGGCGACATGTGGCCGCAAGCGCTCGGCGTAGACTTGATATTCCTGATGGATCTTCTGCGGATCGAGCGGCGCGACGGGGCTGGCGCCCGAGAGCAGCGCGAGCAATTGATTCTTATGCGCGCAAATGCGCTCGATCTTCTCACGTACGCCGGTACGGTATAAATCGCCCAGGCGGATAGCGTTCGAGCGTCCGACCTTATCGCGATAGCAGGGCCCGATACCGCGCTGCGTGGTGCCAATGGCCTGACCAACGGCCGCGCTTCCTTCGCTGATGCGATCTTCTTCCAGGTGCCAGGGGAAGATGACGTGCGCTCGATCACTAATCAACAGGTTCTTACCGACCGCCACGCCACGGGCGATCAGACCGTCGATCTCGGCCAAAATGCTGGGCGGGTTGAGCACCACGCCGCCCGTGATCACGCATTGCACATCCGCGCGAAGAATTCCGCTGGGAATCAGCGACAGCTTATAGGTCTGTCCGCCTGTGACCACTGTATGGCCGGCGTTGGCTCCGCCCTGGTAGCGCACCACGATATCGTGGGCGCGGGTCAGCAGGTCGACGATCTTCCCCTTGGCCTCGTCGCCCCACTGCAAACCGATAA
This genomic stretch from Pirellulales bacterium harbors:
- the uppS gene encoding polyprenyl diphosphate synthase; translated protein: MDGNGRWAQRRGLPRIEGHRHGVASVRRITEEAARLSTDQLTLYCLSSENWKRPQAELDFLMHLLEQYLIEERTTLLDENVRLTTIGSREGIPDSVLREMDKTIEMSSHHSGMTLCLAVNYGSRAEITESMRRIADEVRLGQIAPEDVTEDLIASRLYTAGMSDPDLLIRTAGEMRVSNFLLWQISYSELWVTDQCWPEFGEADLHDAIRDYAGRDRRFGGLNP
- a CDS encoding adenylosuccinate synthase, with translation MPGLCVIGLQWGDEAKGKIVDLLTRAHDIVVRYQGGANAGHTVVTGGQTYKLSLIPSGILRADVQCVITGGVVLNPPSILAEIDGLIARGVAVGKNLLISDRAHVIFPWHLEEDRISEGSAAVGQAIGTTQRGIGPCYRDKVGRSNAIRLGDLYRTGVREKIERICAHKNQLLALLSGASPVAPLDPQKIHQEYQVYAERLRPHVADTTSLVLDALEAKRRVLFEGAQGALLDVDHGTFPYVTSSNSSGVGISSGAGVPGRYLEKIIGVVKAYGTRVGGGPFPTEQDNELGQHLRDRGNEYGTVTRRPRRCGWFDAVAARYTSRLSGVDSLAVMLLDVLSELPEIKICTAYEIDGQRVTVFPSHVDDLARAQPVYETLPGWQQEISDVRQLADLPANARKYLARLGEIIGRPVEIVSVGPDRDQTMFAESLAPVAAAAR